One window from the genome of Nicotiana tomentosiformis chromosome 5, ASM39032v3, whole genome shotgun sequence encodes:
- the LOC104094645 gene encoding uncharacterized protein, translated as MEDRKEKTAPWLSVPQFGDWDQKGALPDYSLDFSKIRENRQQNKRNLSRVSLGNEEELISSTTTNANTGHSAHNNDQNYHQNQSPTTRRSIFSYFNCCVKA; from the exons ATGGAAGATCGCAAAGAG AAGACTGCACCATGGTTATCTGTACCACAGTTTGGGGACTGGGACCAAAAAGGTGCATTGCCAGACTACTCACTGGATTTCTCAAAAATAAGAGAGAATAGGCAACAGAACAAGAGGAATTTGTCAAGAGTTAGTCTTGGTAATGAGGAAGAGCTTATTTCCTCAACTACAACTAATGCAAATACAGGCCACTCAGCCCACAACAATGATCAAAATTACCATCAAAACCAATCTCCAACT ACAAGGAGAAGCATTTTCAGTTACTTCAATTGCTGTGTGAAAGCTTGA
- the LOC104094644 gene encoding monothiol glutaredoxin-S1-like: MDMVMKLGAESPVVIFSKSTCCMSHSIETLIRGFGANPTVYELDKLPTGRQMENALVELGCQLSVPAVFIGKDFVGGSNEIMSLNVRGKLKQLLLRANAIWI; the protein is encoded by the coding sequence ATGGATATGGTGATGAAGTTGGGAGCAGAAAGTCCAGTAGTGATTTTCAGCAAAAGCACTTGTTGCATGTCTCACAGTATCGAAACCCTAATCCGAGGTTTCGGAGCAAATCCTACAGTTTATGAGCTCGATAAACTTCCAACTGGGAGGCAAATGGAGAATGCATTGGTTGAATTAGGGTGTCAACTAAGTGTGCCAGCCGTGTTCATTGGCAAGGATTTTGTTGGTGGTTCTAATGAGATTATGAGTCTTAATGTTAGAGGCAAGCTCAAACAATTGCTTCTAAGGGCTAATGCTATTTGGATATAG